In Deinococcus sp. AJ005, a single window of DNA contains:
- a CDS encoding type IV toxin-antitoxin system AbiEi family antitoxin domain-containing protein: MNDTPMTDRVLDLFARRGGYLTAGDAAGAGIPGTTLTRLLRSGMIERPQRGVYRLADTGGLESVPSEQDDLLEVQLRFPYARPCLVSALHLHGLTTTRPAALQFAVPANHRRPVLDYPRLEVFYFGTKFYGAGLAVQDVRGRSLTTYTAEKTLTDLLRYSSRYGRELYLEGLKNYLRRPEASVHTLVAMGKDQGVWKILGHDLEVLSHDQDH, encoded by the coding sequence ATGAACGACACGCCCATGACTGACCGGGTGCTGGACCTCTTCGCGCGTCGGGGCGGTTACCTGACCGCCGGGGATGCCGCTGGCGCCGGCATCCCCGGCACCACCCTGACCCGACTGCTGCGGAGCGGCATGATCGAACGTCCCCAGCGGGGGGTCTATCGACTGGCCGACACTGGTGGGCTGGAGAGTGTGCCGTCAGAACAAGACGATCTCCTCGAGGTCCAGCTCCGTTTTCCGTACGCCCGGCCCTGCCTGGTGAGCGCGCTGCACCTGCACGGACTGACCACCACCCGGCCCGCTGCCCTCCAGTTCGCCGTCCCGGCCAACCACCGCCGCCCGGTGCTGGACTACCCGAGGCTGGAGGTGTTTTATTTCGGCACCAAGTTCTACGGCGCCGGTCTCGCCGTGCAGGACGTGCGGGGCCGGTCACTGACCACTTACACGGCGGAAAAGACGCTGACCGATCTGCTGCGATACAGCTCCCGGTACGGCCGGGAGCTGTATCTTGAAGGATTGAAAAACTACCTCCGCCGCCCAGAGGCTTCTGTCCACACCCTGGTGGCGATGGGCAAAGACCAGGGAGTCTGGAAAATCCTCGGCCACGATCTGGAGGTGCTGAGCCATGACCAGGACCACTGA
- a CDS encoding tyrosine-type recombinase/integrase, with protein MGMQLDVYRVEIFDRARAWTDLNPEERRRRGVEACRDRDTEALWSLTEAYLTLYGTSGTGTTPRTLRTYRWAVNRFLDYAGHQAVNLLRATSADGVRFVRATEAEGLSASSTRVQLAGVRLLYSALRWAEVTQAAPFSDVKPVREKTAPWDKRTPYTHEELQALVAAADARMRAQLLLCAHGGLRVSETLDLHWDDVTIEARVLTVRNGKGGKQRRVAMGESLKTALEALPEGDWVIGGSYPAAVERLQRLCTRAGVPYRGHHALRHYAGTRLTREGASLDDVARHLGHAALETARIYAKWSDEGLRGRMAGW; from the coding sequence ATGGGAATGCAACTGGATGTCTACCGTGTAGAGATTTTTGACCGGGCGAGAGCCTGGACAGACCTCAACCCTGAGGAGAGGAGACGGAGAGGAGTTGAAGCTTGCCGGGACCGGGACACCGAAGCGCTCTGGAGTCTGACCGAGGCTTACCTCACCCTATACGGCACAAGCGGAACAGGCACCACTCCACGAACCCTCAGAACGTATCGCTGGGCTGTAAATAGATTCCTCGACTATGCCGGGCATCAAGCGGTCAACCTCCTGCGCGCGACTTCAGCAGATGGGGTGCGGTTCGTGCGTGCGACGGAGGCTGAAGGGCTCAGCGCCTCAAGTACACGGGTGCAACTCGCCGGGGTTCGTCTGCTCTATTCGGCGCTGCGCTGGGCTGAGGTCACACAGGCTGCCCCTTTTTCAGACGTCAAACCGGTACGAGAAAAAACAGCACCCTGGGACAAGCGCACCCCCTACACCCACGAAGAGCTGCAGGCCCTCGTGGCCGCCGCCGACGCCCGGATGCGCGCGCAACTCCTGCTCTGCGCCCATGGCGGACTGCGGGTGAGCGAGACTCTAGATTTGCACTGGGACGACGTGACCATAGAGGCTAGAGTGCTGACGGTTCGCAACGGCAAGGGCGGCAAACAACGCCGGGTAGCGATGGGGGAGAGCCTGAAGACAGCGCTGGAGGCCCTCCCTGAAGGCGACTGGGTAATCGGGGGCAGCTACCCCGCTGCGGTCGAGCGCCTGCAGCGGCTCTGTACCCGCGCCGGCGTCCCTTACCGGGGACATCACGCGCTGCGGCATTACGCGGGTACGCGGTTGACACGGGAGGGAGCTTCACTCGACGATGTCGCCCGGCACTTGGGCCACGCGGCGCTGGAGACGGCGCGCATCTATGCCAAATGGAGCGATGAAGGGCTGAGGGGACGTATGGCGGGATGGTAG
- a CDS encoding VWA domain-containing protein: MSLAGILSQITVQAPRPLPVLLLIDVSGSMAEDGKLAALNTALRDMVQAFGEERTGGAEIQVTVLTFGGREARVHLPLQPARDVRYEVMEAAGHTPLGSVLALATRILEDRTLIPGRAYRPTVILVSDGVPTDDWEEPLEALLGAPRASKALRLALAVGEDADLDVLTRFAGDGQVRQAHEARQLRRFFRFVTMSVTARSRSATPDQPVTLPDLGEDDGFDDLDA, translated from the coding sequence GTGAGTCTCGCGGGCATCCTCAGTCAGATCACCGTTCAGGCTCCCCGTCCCCTGCCTGTCCTCCTGCTCATCGACGTGAGCGGCTCGATGGCGGAGGACGGGAAGCTGGCCGCGCTGAACACAGCGCTGCGCGACATGGTCCAAGCCTTCGGCGAGGAACGCACCGGCGGCGCGGAGATTCAGGTCACGGTGTTGACGTTCGGTGGCCGTGAGGCGCGCGTCCACCTTCCTCTACAGCCCGCGAGGGACGTGCGCTACGAGGTGATGGAGGCGGCCGGTCATACGCCCCTGGGGTCGGTGCTCGCCCTCGCGACCCGTATCCTGGAGGACCGCACGCTGATTCCTGGCCGTGCTTACCGGCCCACAGTGATCCTGGTGTCCGACGGCGTCCCCACCGACGACTGGGAAGAGCCGCTGGAGGCCTTGCTCGGCGCGCCGCGTGCTTCGAAGGCGCTGCGCCTGGCCCTGGCCGTCGGAGAAGACGCCGATCTCGACGTGCTGACGCGCTTCGCCGGAGACGGACAGGTCCGGCAGGCACACGAGGCCCGGCAGCTGCGGCGCTTCTTCCGTTTCGTGACCATGAGTGTGACCGCGCGCTCGCGCTCGGCGACACCGGATCAGCCGGTGACGTTGCCCGACCTGGGAGAGGACGACGGCTTTGACGACCTGGATGCCTGA
- a CDS encoding protein phosphatase 2C domain-containing protein — MTTWMPEQSVRFGASVTGPAHREADLPNQDAWTAGQFRTADSTVVQYLTVCDGLGSRPRAREGARAATRAARLAIRHWGPAAQASPGQLVRLVELLWRLEVSAHDPQTCATTCLIAAVQTKGDCSRITVATLGDGLAAYSENGVVTTVGGRGDGYANQTVALGTPHHMDAWATRTWETATPFSLMLATDGVADDLRPAALPAFVDWLDGVGRHTPRARGPTLRRALERWPVPGHSDDKTIAVLQMQRNRGKE; from the coding sequence TTGACGACCTGGATGCCTGAGCAGAGCGTGCGCTTCGGCGCTTCGGTGACTGGCCCCGCCCACCGGGAAGCCGACCTCCCCAACCAGGACGCGTGGACGGCGGGGCAGTTCCGGACTGCCGACAGCACGGTGGTGCAGTACCTGACTGTCTGCGATGGTCTGGGTTCCCGGCCGCGCGCACGCGAAGGCGCGCGCGCGGCCACGCGTGCTGCCCGTCTCGCCATACGCCACTGGGGACCAGCGGCGCAGGCCTCGCCCGGCCAGCTGGTCCGGCTGGTCGAGCTGCTCTGGCGTCTAGAAGTCTCGGCACATGATCCCCAGACGTGCGCGACCACCTGTCTGATCGCGGCGGTGCAGACCAAAGGGGACTGTTCCCGCATCACGGTCGCCACGCTGGGTGACGGCCTCGCCGCATACAGCGAGAACGGAGTCGTGACGACGGTGGGTGGACGCGGGGACGGGTATGCCAACCAGACGGTCGCCCTGGGTACACCGCATCACATGGACGCGTGGGCCACCCGGACCTGGGAGACGGCGACCCCCTTCAGCTTGATGCTCGCCACAGACGGAGTCGCCGACGATCTGCGTCCAGCCGCCCTCCCGGCGTTCGTCGACTGGCTCGACGGTGTGGGTCGGCACACACCCCGGGCACGTGGTCCGACCCTGCGGCGGGCGCTCGAGCGCTGGCCGGTTCCCGGCCACAGTGACGACAAGACGATCGCGGTCCTGCAGATGCAGAGGAACCGAGGCAAAGAGTGA
- a CDS encoding DEAD/DEAH box helicase — protein MRAHEVSAGHTQVYTLERLTGEGQLSKQDEVQLRYSEAMDEFLVVAEGSRWTVRGSDGPGQALQLMVARGLPHLAWVASLQDRQLTVQVHTFPLGYQLPEPRVIGVDEVIIDRMRQFAGTRLQEQDVVDLLTRDLTLPVLPGGTIRFLYAGAPNRHPEREKALRLIGKRWNLDVVEHDGVWLASRITEQKGKRSQRLPVTLLEAPWTFQSVTVAARDREWLRNQNLSQALDNQSYLHLWEQYQNIERERSLRRARELGALLYARRPEYRAGIWRFHVQATPEQFGLLRQGGNLTLQVAAERPAHLQEGQEPVTGTTRGRIQEFLAEFVRADEAAGILDLRPLDREESEPPPAGYVAVSLLGDRMQFERRDRARQAIVMADTPMPQLAALLEGLEVPQRRLQRQPALTRSSQADAAFRGTPTTRQIEALDIALNTPDIALIQGPPGTGKTRVIAALQQRLAELSPDPGKLAGQTLLTSAQHAAVENAASATVVFGLPAVKVGRNRRVREEFSDAVEHWRQRTVTQLRAQLADQNTLPLEVRYARLRDAVLSVTTAPSSRDRINAIIREILEVGGEHLKPGTRDGLRELLDNHEVSAAPVEQDLDFMRAAVRGLRTEEASFLDDGTIAARRVLRRLDGALLPPESAALLAQAASWDHPSAPPFLPQLAELKQTLLAQLQPQLASRGPLQVGGEVETALNLALGDLRAEARKQAGGPETVLHDLLDALENDPHGTREAVKNYTVVLAATCQQSASQAVREIRTSLGSQTRVFENVIIDEAARVHPLDLLIPMAQAERRIVLVGDHRQLPHLLEPDVEREFQQSVEGAQQEALHQSLFERLFKILQEREQRDGIRRVITLDQQYRMHPVLGTFVSDTFYAAHNAREAFGNGRPAEDFVHDLPDYQQAVAAWLDVPHALGAERGRQSKCRPVEAREVAREAHRILNARPDLSVGVISFYAEQVREIYRQMEGLGLTQRGEENELTIHADYRETYGPDGRPQERLRVGTVDAFQGMEFDVVLLSATRSNVLPATTPAQQRRRYGHLTLENRLCVAMSRQQRLLIVVGDAGMLCAPGEDSAVPALDRFYTLCKGPHGRIFSH, from the coding sequence GTGCGGGCGCATGAGGTCTCGGCCGGCCATACGCAGGTCTATACCCTGGAACGCCTCACCGGCGAGGGTCAGCTGAGCAAGCAAGACGAGGTGCAGCTGCGCTATTCGGAGGCGATGGACGAATTCCTCGTGGTTGCTGAAGGGAGCCGCTGGACCGTGCGGGGGAGTGACGGTCCTGGTCAAGCGCTTCAGTTGATGGTGGCGCGTGGACTGCCGCACCTCGCTTGGGTGGCCAGTCTCCAGGACCGGCAGCTCACCGTGCAGGTTCACACCTTCCCACTGGGCTACCAGTTACCGGAACCACGAGTCATCGGTGTGGACGAGGTCATCATCGACCGGATGCGGCAGTTCGCCGGTACGCGACTTCAGGAACAGGACGTGGTGGACCTGCTCACCCGCGACCTGACCCTGCCGGTCCTGCCAGGCGGAACCATCCGTTTTCTCTACGCGGGGGCGCCCAACCGGCACCCGGAACGGGAGAAGGCACTGCGGCTGATCGGGAAGCGCTGGAACCTCGATGTGGTAGAGCATGACGGAGTCTGGCTGGCCTCACGCATCACCGAGCAGAAGGGAAAGCGCAGTCAGCGCCTTCCCGTGACCCTGCTGGAAGCGCCTTGGACGTTCCAGAGCGTCACCGTCGCGGCACGTGACCGGGAATGGCTGCGCAACCAGAACCTTTCCCAAGCGCTGGACAACCAGAGTTACCTGCACCTGTGGGAGCAGTACCAGAACATCGAGCGGGAGCGGAGCCTCAGGCGCGCCCGGGAACTGGGCGCGCTGCTGTATGCCCGTCGCCCAGAGTACCGGGCCGGCATCTGGCGCTTCCACGTCCAAGCCACCCCGGAACAGTTCGGCCTGCTGCGTCAGGGCGGCAACCTGACCCTGCAGGTCGCAGCCGAGCGGCCCGCGCACTTGCAGGAAGGTCAGGAACCCGTCACGGGCACGACACGTGGCCGGATCCAGGAATTCCTGGCCGAATTTGTTCGGGCCGACGAGGCGGCCGGCATCCTGGATCTGCGCCCGCTGGACCGCGAGGAGAGCGAGCCGCCGCCTGCCGGATACGTCGCAGTGAGTCTCCTGGGGGACCGTATGCAGTTTGAGCGCCGTGACCGGGCACGGCAGGCCATCGTGATGGCCGACACCCCGATGCCGCAGCTGGCCGCCCTGCTGGAGGGCCTGGAGGTGCCACAGCGCCGGCTCCAGCGCCAACCGGCGCTGACGCGCAGCAGCCAGGCGGACGCGGCATTCCGGGGAACCCCCACCACCCGGCAGATCGAGGCGCTCGACATCGCCCTGAACACCCCGGACATCGCCCTGATCCAGGGGCCGCCCGGAACCGGCAAGACGCGGGTCATCGCAGCGCTGCAGCAGCGGCTGGCCGAATTGAGCCCGGACCCCGGAAAACTCGCTGGCCAGACCCTGCTGACGAGTGCCCAGCACGCCGCCGTCGAGAACGCGGCCTCGGCCACCGTGGTCTTCGGGCTGCCCGCCGTGAAGGTGGGACGCAACCGGCGGGTCCGGGAGGAGTTCTCGGACGCTGTCGAACACTGGCGCCAGAGGACGGTGACGCAGCTGCGCGCGCAGCTGGCCGATCAGAACACCCTGCCCCTGGAGGTCCGGTACGCCCGGTTGAGGGACGCCGTCTTGAGCGTGACGACAGCCCCCAGTTCCCGTGACCGGATCAATGCCATCATCCGGGAGATCCTCGAGGTCGGGGGCGAGCACCTGAAGCCCGGGACGCGTGACGGTCTGCGCGAGCTTCTGGACAACCACGAAGTCTCGGCGGCGCCCGTAGAGCAGGACCTCGATTTCATGCGGGCCGCCGTTCGTGGCCTACGCACCGAGGAGGCCTCCTTCCTCGACGACGGAACGATCGCGGCGCGCCGGGTGCTGCGGCGCTTGGACGGCGCTCTTCTCCCCCCGGAAAGTGCGGCGTTGCTGGCACAGGCGGCCAGTTGGGACCACCCGTCGGCCCCACCCTTCTTGCCGCAGCTCGCCGAACTCAAACAGACCCTACTCGCACAGTTGCAGCCCCAACTCGCTTCCCGAGGACCACTCCAGGTTGGTGGCGAGGTGGAAACGGCGCTCAACCTCGCCCTGGGGGACCTGCGGGCGGAGGCCCGCAAGCAGGCTGGGGGACCGGAGACGGTGCTGCACGACCTGCTCGACGCCCTGGAAAACGATCCCCACGGCACCCGTGAGGCCGTCAAGAACTACACGGTCGTGCTGGCGGCCACGTGTCAGCAGTCCGCCTCGCAGGCCGTCCGGGAAATCCGCACGTCGCTGGGCAGTCAGACCCGGGTGTTCGAGAACGTCATCATCGACGAGGCAGCCCGGGTCCATCCCCTGGACCTGCTGATCCCGATGGCCCAGGCCGAGCGACGGATCGTGCTGGTGGGTGACCACCGGCAGCTTCCGCATCTGCTGGAACCCGACGTCGAACGGGAGTTCCAGCAGTCGGTCGAGGGGGCGCAGCAAGAAGCGCTGCACCAGAGTCTGTTCGAACGCCTGTTCAAGATCTTGCAGGAACGCGAGCAGCGCGACGGCATCCGGCGGGTCATCACCCTCGACCAGCAGTACCGCATGCACCCGGTGTTGGGAACGTTCGTGAGCGACACCTTCTACGCTGCCCACAACGCCCGCGAGGCCTTCGGCAACGGCCGCCCGGCCGAGGATTTCGTCCATGACCTGCCGGATTACCAGCAGGCCGTCGCCGCCTGGCTGGATGTGCCGCACGCCCTGGGCGCAGAGCGTGGTCGGCAGAGCAAGTGCCGGCCAGTGGAAGCCCGGGAGGTCGCGCGTGAGGCGCATCGCATCCTGAATGCCCGGCCCGACCTCTCGGTGGGAGTGATCTCCTTCTATGCCGAGCAGGTCCGGGAGATCTACCGTCAGATGGAAGGCCTGGGCCTCACGCAGCGGGGCGAGGAGAACGAACTGACCATCCACGCGGACTACCGGGAAACCTACGGCCCCGACGGCCGGCCGCAGGAGCGCCTGCGCGTGGGCACGGTAGACGCCTTCCAGGGGATGGAATTCGACGTCGTTCTGCTCTCGGCGACGCGGAGCAACGTCCTCCCGGCCACCACTCCAGCGCAGCAGCGTCGCCGGTACGGTCACCTCACCCTGGAGAACCGTCTGTGCGTGGCGATGAGCCGCCAGCAGCGTCTCCTGATCGTGGTGGGCGACGCCGGCATGCTCTGCGCGCCTGGTGAGGACAGTGCCGTACCGGCCCTCGACAGGTTCTACACCCTCTGCAAAGGACCCCATGGCCGTATCTTTTCCCACTGA